A single genomic interval of Roseomonas aeriglobus harbors:
- the clpB gene encoding ATP-dependent chaperone ClpB — translation MNLEKFTDRAKGFLQSAQTVAIRMSHQQIAPEHLLKALLEDEQGMAAGLIQAAGGDAKKAVAETDLALSKVPVVSGSGAQQTPGLNNDAVRVLDQAEQIAQKAGDSYVTVERLLVALALSLNTAAGKALQAAGASADKLNAAINQMRGGRTADTAGAEDRYDALKKFARDLTQAARDGKLDPVIGRDEEIRRTVQILARRTKNNPVLIGEPGVGKTAIAEGLALRIANGDVPDTLKDRKLMALDMGALIAGAKYRGEFEERLKGVLDEVKAAEGDIILFIDEMHTLVGAGKTDGAMDASNLLKPALARGELHCIGATTLDEYRKYVEKDPALQRRFQPVFADEPTVEDTISILRGLKEKYELHHGVRITDGAIVAAATLSNRYITDRFLPDKAIDLMDEAASRIRMEVESKPEEIENLDRRIIQLKIEREALRRESDQASRDRLATLESDLANLEQQSAELTTRWQGEKDKIAGEAKIKEQLEAAKLELEQAQRSGDLAKMSELSYGTLPALQKQLDEAQAQTGAAMLREEVTADDIAGVVGRWTGIPVERMLTGEREKLLKMEEVIGKRVIGQSDAVRAVSTAVRRSRAGLQDPNRPLGSFLFLGPTGVGKTELTKALAEFLFDDASAMVRIDMSEFMEKHAVARLIGAPPGYVGYEEGGVLTEAVRRRPYQVVLFDEVEKAHGDVFNVLLQVLDDGRLTDGQGRTVDFSNTLIILTSNLGSQYLANLGDGEDVASVEPQVMDVVRAHFRPEFLNRLDEIILFHRLAADHMAPIVDIQVARLGKLLADRKVTVELSEAAKAWLGRVGYDPVYGARPLKRAVQRYLQDPLADLILRGEVKDGATVRVDEGDGKLALSVA, via the coding sequence ATGAACCTCGAGAAATTCACCGACCGCGCGAAAGGTTTCCTGCAGTCGGCGCAAACCGTCGCGATCCGTATGTCGCACCAGCAGATCGCGCCGGAGCATCTGTTGAAGGCGCTGCTGGAGGACGAACAGGGCATGGCTGCCGGGCTGATCCAGGCCGCGGGTGGTGATGCGAAGAAGGCGGTCGCCGAAACCGACCTGGCGCTCAGCAAAGTGCCGGTGGTGTCGGGCAGTGGCGCGCAACAGACGCCGGGCCTGAACAACGACGCCGTGCGTGTGCTCGACCAGGCCGAGCAGATCGCGCAGAAAGCGGGCGACAGCTATGTCACGGTCGAGCGGCTGCTGGTCGCACTCGCGCTCAGCCTCAACACCGCGGCGGGCAAGGCGCTGCAGGCGGCGGGGGCGAGCGCCGACAAGCTCAACGCCGCGATCAACCAGATGCGCGGCGGCCGCACCGCCGATACCGCGGGCGCCGAAGACCGCTATGACGCGCTGAAGAAGTTCGCCCGTGATCTCACCCAGGCGGCACGCGACGGCAAGCTCGATCCCGTCATCGGCCGCGACGAGGAGATTCGCCGCACGGTGCAGATCCTGGCGCGTCGCACCAAGAACAATCCCGTGCTGATCGGCGAACCCGGTGTCGGCAAGACCGCGATTGCGGAAGGGTTGGCGCTGCGGATCGCCAATGGCGACGTGCCGGATACGCTCAAGGACCGCAAGCTGATGGCGCTCGACATGGGCGCGCTGATCGCGGGCGCGAAATACCGCGGCGAGTTCGAGGAACGGCTGAAGGGCGTGCTCGACGAGGTTAAGGCGGCCGAGGGCGACATCATCCTGTTCATCGACGAGATGCACACGCTGGTCGGTGCCGGAAAGACCGACGGCGCGATGGACGCGTCGAATCTGCTGAAGCCGGCATTGGCTCGCGGTGAGTTGCACTGCATCGGTGCGACGACGCTCGATGAGTATCGCAAATATGTCGAGAAGGACCCCGCGCTTCAGCGGCGGTTCCAGCCGGTCTTTGCCGACGAACCGACCGTCGAGGACACGATCAGCATCCTGCGCGGGCTGAAGGAGAAGTACGAGCTGCACCACGGCGTGCGGATCACCGACGGCGCGATCGTGGCCGCGGCGACGCTCAGCAACCGCTACATCACCGACCGCTTCCTGCCCGACAAGGCGATCGACCTGATGGATGAGGCGGCGAGCCGCATCCGCATGGAAGTCGAATCCAAGCCCGAAGAGATCGAGAACCTCGACCGACGGATCATCCAGCTGAAGATCGAGCGCGAGGCGCTGCGCCGCGAGAGCGACCAGGCATCGCGCGACCGGCTGGCGACGCTGGAGTCCGACCTCGCCAACCTCGAGCAGCAGTCGGCCGAGCTGACGACGCGCTGGCAGGGCGAAAAAGACAAGATCGCCGGCGAAGCGAAGATCAAGGAGCAGCTGGAGGCCGCCAAGCTCGAGCTGGAACAGGCGCAGCGGTCGGGCGACCTCGCGAAGATGTCGGAGCTCAGCTACGGCACCCTCCCCGCCCTCCAGAAGCAGCTCGACGAAGCGCAGGCCCAGACCGGTGCGGCGATGCTGCGCGAGGAGGTCACCGCCGACGACATCGCCGGCGTCGTCGGTCGCTGGACCGGCATTCCGGTCGAACGGATGCTGACCGGCGAGCGCGAGAAGCTGCTGAAGATGGAAGAGGTGATCGGCAAGCGCGTGATCGGCCAGTCCGACGCGGTGCGCGCTGTCTCCACCGCCGTCCGCCGCTCGCGCGCCGGACTTCAGGACCCGAACCGCCCGCTCGGCAGCTTCCTGTTCCTGGGGCCCACCGGCGTCGGCAAGACCGAGCTGACCAAGGCGCTCGCCGAATTCCTGTTCGACGACGCATCCGCCATGGTGCGCATCGACATGAGCGAGTTCATGGAGAAGCACGCGGTCGCCCGCCTGATCGGCGCCCCCCCCGGCTATGTCGGCTATGAGGAAGGCGGCGTGCTGACCGAAGCGGTGCGGCGCCGGCCGTACCAGGTCGTGCTGTTCGACGAGGTGGAGAAGGCGCATGGCGACGTGTTCAACGTACTGCTCCAGGTGCTCGACGACGGGCGGCTGACCGATGGCCAGGGGCGGACGGTCGACTTCTCGAACACGCTGATCATCCTGACCAGCAACCTGGGCAGCCAGTATCTGGCGAACCTGGGCGACGGCGAGGATGTCGCGAGCGTCGAGCCGCAGGTAATGGACGTGGTGCGCGCGCACTTCCGCCCGGAATTCCTCAACCGGCTGGACGAGATCATCCTGTTCCACCGCCTGGCCGCCGACCATATGGCGCCGATCGTCGACATCCAGGTCGCACGCCTCGGCAAGCTGCTGGCCGATCGCAAGGTGACGGTCGAGCTGTCGGAGGCCGCGAAGGCGTGGCTGGGCCGTGTCGGCTATGACCCGGTGTACGGCGCACGCCCCCTGAAGCGCGCGGTCCAGCGGTATCTGCAGGACCCGCTCGCCGACCTGATCCTGCGCGGCGAGGTCAAGGACGGCGCGACCGTGCGGGTGGACGAGGGGGATGGGAAGCTGGCGCTGAGCGTCGCCTGA
- a CDS encoding M20/M25/M40 family metallo-hydrolase, with amino-acid sequence MTTSQSPNVIGVIPGRDPALANEYVLMTAHLDHDGINPNAKGADKIMNGAMDNAAGVATMLEAARAFMNSGKPPKRSVMFVALTSEEDGLLGSDYLARHPAVPAGAKVVADVNLDMPVLLYALDDVVAFGAEHSTVGEAAARAAAKVGLTLSPDFMPEENVFVRSDHYSFVKQGVPSVMLATGVKNGGEKIFKDFLANTYHTPADQPSLPFNWESAAKFAAVNYEVARDLADAPQAPRWYVGSPFGDQFAKDQPKAQRPTR; translated from the coding sequence GTGACGACGTCGCAAAGCCCCAACGTCATCGGCGTCATCCCCGGCCGCGACCCTGCGCTCGCCAACGAATACGTCCTGATGACCGCGCACCTCGACCACGACGGCATCAACCCGAACGCCAAGGGCGCCGACAAGATCATGAACGGCGCGATGGACAATGCCGCCGGTGTCGCGACGATGCTGGAGGCGGCGCGCGCGTTCATGAACAGCGGCAAGCCACCCAAGCGCAGCGTGATGTTCGTCGCACTGACGAGCGAGGAGGACGGGCTGCTCGGTTCGGACTATCTTGCGCGGCATCCGGCGGTGCCTGCGGGCGCCAAGGTGGTCGCCGACGTCAATCTCGACATGCCGGTCCTGCTCTACGCGCTGGACGACGTCGTCGCGTTCGGGGCCGAACATTCGACCGTCGGCGAAGCGGCGGCGCGCGCGGCGGCGAAGGTCGGGCTGACGCTGTCGCCCGACTTCATGCCGGAGGAGAATGTCTTCGTTCGCTCCGACCACTATAGCTTCGTGAAGCAGGGCGTGCCGTCGGTGATGCTGGCGACCGGCGTGAAAAACGGCGGAGAGAAGATTTTCAAGGACTTTCTGGCCAACACCTATCACACGCCCGCCGACCAGCCCTCGCTTCCCTTCAATTGGGAGTCGGCGGCCAAATTCGCCGCGGTGAACTACGAGGTCGCTCGCGACCTGGCCGACGCTCCGCAAGCGCCGCGCTGGTACGTCGGCAGCCCGTTCGGGGATCAGTTCGCCAAGGATCAGCCCAAGGCGCAACGTCCCACCCGCTGA
- a CDS encoding insulinase family protein, with the protein MRKFTALAAVSLVAIATPAMAQAPAKSSASLQNLVAQVNIPYETFTLPNGLRVIVHTDRKAPVVAVSVWYHIGSKDEPKGKTGFAHLFEHMMFYGSENAPGGFFGRLEDIGATDWNGTTWFDRTNYFQTVPTGALDRILFLESDRMGHLLGAVTQEKLDNQRGVVQNEKRMGENEPGGLVEYAELAALLPEGHPYRHSTIGSMADLNAASLEDVKNWFRDHYGPNNAVLVLAGDIDLATAKRKVAQYFGDIKRGPETPRPAVTIPTLAAPVEKVMKDRVAQVRLSREWTGPGLTDPENPTLDLGLDILGGLGSSRLYDALVRKENLAVGVSAGLQSHEKLAFVEINARVRPGVDPAVVARRMDEIIADFVKNGPTEDEVRRAATTALASRVKGLEQVGGFGGKAVALAEGAVYANDPGEYKKDLQVIAAATPTNVGAVVRKWLSRPVFKLTLEPGERSAEDQALAGSDVAAKEAPAVQTPASSTPPATATRKEPAVGDVTALQFPAIERTTLSNGMKVVFARRTTVPVVNIAASFDAGSAADDRTKLGAGTLMASLLDEGTTTRTAAQIAEEEERLGASINASNGMDASTVSVSALKANLAPSLDLFADVLRNPAFKPADVERLRGTQLARIAAENTQPQAIAFRTLPPIIYGQNHPYGIPFTGSGTPAGVKATTRDDLVAYHARWIRPDNGTIFVVGDTTLAEIKPLLEAKLGSWKAPAAPKGTKSFGAPAAAGAERILLIDKPQSPQSMIIAGQVTPVKGTDDPLALNTANDVFGGMASARLITDLRETKGWAYYAGTSLQGVKERMPFFLIAPVQADKTGESIKAARGDLTGWLGAQGTTPQEANNAIVNSVRSLPGSFETGGALMSALIRMEQYGRPDDYYVKLPARYRALTPAALDQAARGAIDPSKLTWVVVGDAAKVKPQLDTLGIPVEVVPSAAPAPATPAAVPTAAK; encoded by the coding sequence ATGCGTAAATTCACTGCCCTGGCCGCCGTTTCACTCGTCGCGATTGCCACCCCGGCAATGGCGCAGGCACCCGCGAAGTCGTCGGCGTCGCTCCAGAATCTGGTGGCGCAGGTCAACATTCCGTACGAAACGTTCACGCTGCCCAACGGTCTGCGCGTCATCGTCCACACCGACCGCAAGGCGCCGGTCGTCGCCGTGTCGGTCTGGTACCACATCGGGTCGAAGGACGAGCCCAAGGGGAAGACCGGTTTCGCCCACCTGTTCGAACACATGATGTTCTACGGCTCGGAAAACGCGCCGGGCGGCTTCTTCGGGCGTCTGGAGGACATCGGCGCGACCGACTGGAACGGCACGACCTGGTTCGACCGCACCAATTATTTCCAGACCGTGCCGACCGGCGCGCTCGATCGCATCCTGTTCCTCGAAAGCGACCGCATGGGCCACCTGCTGGGCGCCGTCACCCAGGAAAAGCTCGATAACCAGCGCGGCGTCGTCCAGAACGAGAAACGCATGGGCGAGAACGAGCCGGGCGGCCTGGTCGAATATGCCGAACTCGCCGCGCTGCTGCCGGAGGGGCATCCGTATCGCCACTCGACGATCGGTTCGATGGCCGATCTTAACGCCGCCAGCCTGGAGGATGTGAAGAACTGGTTCCGCGACCATTACGGTCCGAACAACGCCGTGCTGGTGCTGGCCGGCGACATCGACCTCGCGACCGCCAAACGCAAGGTCGCGCAGTATTTCGGCGACATCAAGCGCGGGCCCGAAACGCCGCGCCCGGCGGTCACCATCCCGACGCTCGCTGCGCCGGTCGAGAAGGTGATGAAGGACCGCGTCGCCCAGGTCCGCCTGTCGCGCGAATGGACCGGCCCGGGCCTGACCGATCCGGAAAACCCGACGCTCGACCTGGGTCTCGACATTCTCGGCGGTCTCGGCAGCTCGCGCCTCTATGACGCGCTGGTCCGCAAGGAGAACCTCGCGGTCGGCGTCTCGGCGGGCCTCCAGAGCCACGAGAAGCTGGCGTTCGTCGAGATCAACGCGCGCGTCCGCCCGGGCGTCGATCCGGCGGTCGTCGCCCGCCGCATGGACGAGATCATCGCCGATTTCGTGAAGAACGGCCCGACCGAGGATGAAGTCCGTCGCGCCGCGACGACTGCCCTCGCCAGCCGCGTCAAGGGCCTGGAGCAGGTCGGCGGCTTCGGCGGCAAGGCCGTCGCGCTGGCCGAGGGTGCGGTCTACGCGAACGATCCGGGCGAATATAAGAAGGACCTGCAGGTCATTGCTGCGGCGACCCCGACCAATGTCGGTGCGGTCGTGCGCAAGTGGCTGAGCCGCCCCGTCTTCAAGCTGACGCTGGAGCCGGGCGAACGTTCGGCCGAGGACCAGGCGCTGGCCGGCAGTGACGTCGCCGCCAAGGAAGCGCCGGCGGTGCAGACGCCCGCATCGAGCACGCCGCCCGCCACGGCAACGCGCAAGGAGCCTGCGGTCGGTGACGTCACCGCGCTGCAGTTCCCCGCGATCGAGCGCACCACGCTGTCGAACGGTATGAAGGTCGTCTTCGCTCGCCGCACGACGGTACCGGTCGTGAACATCGCCGCCTCGTTCGACGCGGGCTCCGCGGCCGACGACCGCACCAAGCTGGGCGCCGGCACGTTGATGGCGTCGTTGCTCGATGAAGGCACGACGACCCGCACCGCGGCACAGATCGCCGAGGAAGAGGAGCGCCTAGGGGCGTCGATCAACGCGTCGAACGGCATGGACGCCTCGACCGTCAGCGTATCTGCCCTGAAAGCGAACCTTGCACCGTCGCTCGACCTGTTCGCCGATGTGCTGCGCAATCCGGCGTTCAAGCCGGCCGACGTCGAACGGCTGCGCGGAACCCAGCTGGCCCGCATCGCGGCGGAAAACACCCAGCCACAGGCGATCGCGTTCCGCACCCTGCCGCCGATCATCTATGGCCAGAACCACCCGTACGGCATTCCCTTCACCGGTTCGGGTACGCCTGCCGGCGTGAAGGCGACGACGCGCGACGACCTGGTTGCGTACCATGCGCGCTGGATCCGTCCGGACAACGGCACGATCTTCGTCGTCGGCGATACGACGCTGGCCGAGATCAAGCCGCTGCTCGAGGCGAAGCTTGGCTCCTGGAAGGCACCGGCGGCGCCCAAGGGCACCAAGAGCTTCGGCGCGCCGGCGGCAGCAGGGGCCGAACGCATCCTGCTGATCGACAAGCCGCAGAGCCCGCAGTCGATGATCATCGCGGGCCAGGTAACCCCGGTGAAGGGGACCGACGATCCGCTGGCGCTCAACACCGCCAACGACGTCTTCGGCGGCATGGCCAGCGCGCGCCTGATCACTGACCTGCGCGAAACCAAGGGCTGGGCCTATTACGCCGGGACATCGCTGCAGGGCGTCAAGGAGCGGATGCCGTTCTTCCTGATCGCACCGGTGCAGGCCGACAAGACCGGCGAGTCGATCAAGGCCGCGCGCGGCGACCTGACCGGCTGGCTGGGCGCGCAGGGCACGACGCCGCAGGAAGCGAACAACGCGATCGTCAATTCGGTCCGCTCGCTGCCGGGCAGCTTCGAAACCGGCGGCGCGCTGATGAGCGCGCTGATCCGCATGGAGCAGTACGGCCGTCCCGACGACTATTACGTCAAGCTGCCCGCCCGCTACCGCGCGCTGACTCCGGCCGCGCTCGACCAGGCCGCACGTGGCGCGATCGATCCGTCGAAGCTGACCTGGGTCGTCGTCGGCGACGCCGCCAAGGTGAAGCCGCAGCTTGACACGCTGGGCATCCCTGTCGAGGTGGTGCCAAGCGCTGCTCCGGCCCCTGCGACTCCCGCGGCGGTCCCGACGGCGGCGAAGTGA
- a CDS encoding NYN domain-containing protein, whose protein sequence is MSTDHPSTPANGRHIALLIDADNVSHTKIGAIVAELSKYGTANIRRAYGDWASQSLKGWKDKLHAFAIRPVQQFSYSSGKNATDIAIVIDAMELLYTQKLDGFAIASSDADFTPLIMALKANGQDVFGFGERKTPEPFVNACSTFLYLDSLVDPDAPAPAPAKRPKAAAAKPAQAEPAPPAEPERRPPLAQDAKLVTALRGGVEAAERDDGWAVLSTAGSRVKRQAPIDPRNYGVRNFPQLFEAVGLFDIVKGADGNAYIADKRNRERTAVPTV, encoded by the coding sequence ATGAGCACCGACCACCCGTCCACCCCCGCTAACGGCCGGCACATCGCGCTGCTGATCGATGCGGACAATGTCTCACACACCAAGATCGGGGCGATCGTCGCCGAGCTGTCGAAATACGGCACCGCCAACATCCGCCGCGCCTATGGCGACTGGGCAAGCCAAAGCCTGAAGGGCTGGAAGGACAAGCTTCACGCCTTCGCCATCCGCCCCGTCCAGCAGTTCAGCTATTCGTCGGGTAAGAACGCGACCGACATCGCGATCGTCATCGATGCGATGGAATTGCTGTACACGCAGAAGCTCGATGGTTTTGCGATCGCGTCGAGTGACGCGGACTTCACGCCGCTCATCATGGCGCTGAAGGCGAACGGGCAGGACGTGTTCGGCTTCGGCGAGCGCAAGACGCCTGAGCCGTTCGTCAACGCCTGCTCGACGTTCCTGTACCTCGACAGCTTGGTCGATCCTGACGCTCCCGCCCCGGCCCCTGCAAAACGCCCCAAGGCCGCCGCAGCCAAGCCGGCCCAAGCCGAACCCGCCCCCCCGGCCGAGCCCGAACGCCGCCCGCCGCTGGCGCAAGACGCCAAGCTTGTCACCGCCCTGCGCGGGGGCGTCGAGGCGGCGGAGCGGGATGACGGCTGGGCGGTGCTTTCGACTGCCGGCAGCCGGGTGAAACGCCAGGCGCCGATCGATCCGCGCAACTATGGCGTGCGCAACTTCCCACAGTTGTTCGAGGCGGTCGGGCTGTTCGACATCGTCAAGGGCGCGGATGGGAACGCGTACATTGCGGACAAGCGGAACCGCGAGCGGACGGCGGTACCAACGGTTTAA
- a CDS encoding endonuclease domain-containing protein, whose product MRHRVDPELTRRARELRNNPTPAERAIWQRISQYRPTFTRQLVVAPFIIDLACRAAKLGVEFDGSQHHAMIAADELRSRYLANRGWRIIRLWNSDVLANPEGTVFHILATAAECLGGTHPQPLPSREGRVRVARSRRND is encoded by the coding sequence ATGCGGCATCGTGTCGATCCCGAACTTACCCGCCGAGCGCGCGAGCTGCGCAATAATCCTACACCGGCCGAACGCGCCATCTGGCAGCGCATCTCGCAGTACCGTCCCACCTTCACTCGACAGTTGGTCGTGGCGCCGTTCATCATCGATCTCGCCTGCCGTGCCGCAAAGCTCGGCGTAGAGTTCGACGGTAGCCAGCATCACGCCATGATCGCCGCCGACGAGCTCCGGTCCCGGTATCTCGCCAATCGTGGGTGGCGGATCATCCGCCTGTGGAATTCCGACGTCCTCGCCAATCCGGAGGGCACTGTCTTTCATATCCTGGCGACGGCCGCCGAGTGCCTCGGCGGCACCCACCCCCAACCCCTCCCTTCCAGGGAGGGGAGAGTGCGCGTAGCTCGATCGCGGCGAAACGACTGA
- a CDS encoding 5-(carboxyamino)imidazole ribonucleotide synthase, translating to MTAPLPPGSTIGILGSGQLGRMLAIAAAQLGYRTHIYAPETGPANDVSPLMTRARYDDAGALSAFARSVDVVTYEFENVAFAPIAALSPIAPVRPPAMSLATAQDRVNEKSFVEGLGGRPAPWRDVKSFADLEAAIAAIGCPAILKTARFGYDGRGQARITSPDQAQEAWDAIGAAPAVLEGFVEFEHEFSIVLARGLDGTIVSYAPPLNVHRDGILDTSTIPAPPQVAAQWTEAATLAGRVAAALEHVGILTLEFFVGADGPVFNEMAPRVHNSGHWTIEGAVTSQFENHIRAICGLPLGSTDVVGHGAVMENLIGDAWQRWPDVLAEHDAHLHLYGKHEARPGRKMGHVTRVKR from the coding sequence ATGACGGCTCCCCTTCCCCCCGGTTCGACGATCGGCATCCTCGGATCGGGCCAGCTCGGCCGCATGCTGGCGATCGCGGCCGCGCAGCTCGGCTATCGCACGCACATCTATGCGCCGGAGACGGGGCCGGCGAACGACGTCTCGCCGCTGATGACCCGCGCCCGCTACGACGATGCCGGTGCGCTCTCCGCCTTTGCGCGCAGTGTCGATGTCGTTACCTACGAGTTCGAGAACGTCGCGTTTGCCCCCATCGCCGCGCTGTCGCCGATCGCCCCCGTCCGCCCGCCGGCAATGAGCCTGGCCACCGCGCAGGACCGGGTGAACGAGAAGAGCTTCGTCGAGGGCCTGGGCGGCCGCCCCGCCCCGTGGCGCGACGTGAAGTCCTTCGCCGACCTGGAAGCCGCGATCGCGGCGATCGGCTGCCCGGCGATCCTCAAGACCGCGCGCTTCGGCTACGATGGCCGCGGCCAGGCGCGGATCACCTCGCCCGATCAGGCGCAGGAAGCCTGGGACGCGATCGGCGCGGCGCCGGCGGTACTCGAAGGCTTCGTCGAGTTCGAACATGAATTCTCGATCGTGCTGGCGCGCGGGCTCGACGGGACGATCGTCAGCTACGCCCCGCCGCTCAACGTGCACCGCGACGGCATCCTCGATACCTCGACCATCCCCGCACCGCCGCAGGTCGCTGCACAGTGGACGGAGGCGGCGACGCTTGCCGGTCGCGTCGCCGCTGCGCTGGAGCATGTCGGCATCCTGACGCTGGAATTCTTCGTCGGCGCCGACGGCCCGGTGTTCAACGAAATGGCGCCGCGCGTGCACAATTCGGGGCACTGGACGATCGAAGGCGCGGTCACCAGCCAGTTCGAGAATCATATCCGCGCGATCTGCGGCCTGCCGCTCGGCTCGACCGACGTCGTCGGTCACGGCGCCGTAATGGAAAACCTGATCGGCGACGCCTGGCAGCGTTGGCCGGACGTGCTGGCCGAGCATGACGCCCACCTGCACCTCTACGGCAAGCACGAGGCACGCCCGGGCCGCAAGATGGGACATGTCACGCGAGTGAAGCGGTAA
- the purE gene encoding 5-(carboxyamino)imidazole ribonucleotide mutase produces the protein MTRVGIIMGSTSDWETMRHAAEILDTLDVPHETRVVSAHRTPDRLYDYATGAAGRGLKVIIAGAGGAAHLPGMAAAMTHLPVLGVPVESKALKGMDSLLSIAQMPGGIPVGTLAIGKAGAINAGLLAAAILAGSDAELEARLIAWRTRQTDTVAETPE, from the coding sequence ATGACGCGCGTTGGCATCATCATGGGATCGACTTCCGATTGGGAGACGATGCGCCATGCCGCCGAGATCCTCGACACGCTGGACGTTCCTCACGAAACCCGCGTGGTTTCGGCGCACCGCACGCCCGACCGACTCTACGACTATGCCACCGGCGCCGCCGGCCGCGGGCTGAAGGTCATCATCGCGGGTGCAGGTGGCGCGGCGCACTTGCCGGGCATGGCGGCGGCGATGACGCACCTGCCGGTGCTGGGCGTACCGGTGGAATCAAAGGCGCTGAAGGGCATGGACAGCCTGCTTTCCATCGCGCAGATGCCCGGTGGCATCCCGGTCGGAACGCTGGCCATCGGCAAGGCCGGGGCGATCAACGCTGGCCTGCTGGCGGCGGCGATCCTGGCCGGCAGCGATGCCGAGCTGGAAGCACGCCTGATCGCGTGGCGCACCAGGCAGACCGACACCGTGGCGGAAACGCCGGAGTAA
- a CDS encoding coproporphyrinogen III oxidase, translating to MNAPHPLALYIHWPFCVSKCPYCDFNSHVRESVDQARWRDALLADLAHEAAVLPGRRLGSIFFGGGTPSLMPPETVAALLAAAENAWGFTDDIEITLEANPSSVEAARFADLAKAGVNRVSLGLQALDDAALAFLGRAHDVHEGLSALDIAQREFARVSFDLIYARPGQSLAAWEAELARALGFGTEHLSLYQLTIEPGTRFATLAAKGELAIPEGDAAAELFEMTQAMTRAAGLPRYEVSNHARPGAESRHNLTYWRYRDYAGIGPGAHGRRGGYATVRHKKPENWLSAVDRNGHGMQSEDALDPADRASEVLVMGLRMREGITVDPAWVDLAAVDRLVGHGLLIRDGDHIATTEAGILLLDSILPAIARD from the coding sequence ATGAACGCTCCACATCCTCTGGCGCTCTACATCCACTGGCCCTTCTGCGTCAGCAAATGTCCCTATTGCGACTTCAACAGCCATGTCCGCGAGAGCGTCGATCAGGCCCGGTGGCGCGACGCGCTGCTCGCCGATCTGGCCCATGAGGCGGCGGTCCTCCCGGGGCGGCGGCTGGGGTCGATCTTTTTCGGTGGCGGCACGCCTTCGCTGATGCCGCCGGAGACGGTTGCGGCGCTGCTCGCGGCGGCAGAAAACGCGTGGGGTTTCACCGACGATATCGAGATCACGCTGGAGGCGAATCCGTCGTCGGTGGAGGCGGCACGCTTTGCCGATCTCGCGAAGGCCGGGGTCAATCGCGTGTCGCTGGGGCTTCAGGCGCTCGACGACGCCGCGCTCGCGTTCCTGGGTCGTGCTCATGACGTGCATGAGGGGCTGAGCGCGCTCGACATCGCGCAACGCGAGTTCGCGCGGGTCAGCTTCGACCTGATCTACGCCAGGCCCGGCCAATCCCTTGCCGCGTGGGAAGCGGAGCTGGCGCGCGCGCTTGGCTTCGGGACCGAACATCTGTCGCTCTACCAGCTGACGATCGAGCCCGGCACGCGCTTCGCGACGCTGGCGGCGAAGGGGGAACTGGCGATTCCCGAGGGCGATGCGGCGGCCGAACTCTTCGAGATGACGCAGGCGATGACGCGTGCGGCGGGCCTGCCGCGGTACGAAGTGTCGAACCACGCCCGGCCGGGCGCGGAGAGCCGCCATAACCTGACCTATTGGCGCTACCGCGATTACGCCGGCATCGGTCCGGGCGCGCATGGCCGACGGGGCGGTTATGCCACGGTGCGCCACAAGAAGCCCGAGAACTGGCTGAGCGCAGTCGATCGCAACGGGCATGGCATGCAGAGCGAGGACGCCCTTGATCCCGCCGACCGGGCATCGGAGGTGCTGGTGATGGGGCTCAGGATGCGGGAGGGCATCACGGTCGATCCGGCATGGGTCGATCTTGCTGCGGTCGACCGACTGGTCGGGCATGGGCTGCTGATACGCGACGGCGATCACATCGCGACGACCGAGGCGGGTATATTGCTGCTCGATTCGATCCTGCCGGCGATTGCGCGCGATTGA